One region of Arvicola amphibius chromosome 3, mArvAmp1.2, whole genome shotgun sequence genomic DNA includes:
- the Csk gene encoding tyrosine-protein kinase CSK encodes MSAIQASWPSGTECIAKYNFHGTAEQDLPFCKGDVLTIVAVTKDPNWYKAKNKVGREGIIPANYVQKREGVKAGTKLSLMPWFHGKITREQAERLLYPPETGLFLVRESTNYPGDYTLCVSCEGKVEHYRIMYHASKLSIDEEVYFENLMQLVEHYTTDADGLCTRLIKPKVMEGTVAAQDEFYRSGWALNMKELKLLQTIGKGEFGDVMLGDYRGNRVAVKCIKNDATAQAFLAEASVMTQLRHSNLVQLLGVIVEEKGGLYIVTEYMAKGSLVDYLRSRGRSVLGGDCLLKFSLDVCEAMEYLEGNNFVHRDLAARNVLVSEDNVAKVSDFGLTKEASSTQDTGKLPVKWTAPEALREKKFSTKSDVWSFGILLWEIYSFGRVPYPRIPLKDVVPRVEKGYKMDAPDGCPPAVYDVMKNCWHLDAATRPTFLQLREQLEHIRTHELHL; translated from the exons ATGTCGGCAATACAG GCCTCTTGGCCATCCGGTACAGAATGTATTGCCAAGTACAACTTCCATGGCACTGCTGAGCAAGACCTTCCCTTCTGCAAAGGAGATGTGCTCACCATCGTGGCCGTCACCAAG GACCCAAACTGGTACAAAGCCAAAAACAAAGTGGGCCGTGAGGGCATCATCCCAGCCAACTATGTCCAGAAGCGTGAGGGCGTGAAGGCGGGCACCAAACTCAGCCTTATGCC CTGGTTCCATGGCAAAATCACACGGGAGCAGGCCGAGCGGCTTCTCTACCCACCAGAGACAGGCCTGTTCCTGGTGCGGGAAAGCACCAACTACCCTGGGGACTACACACTGTGTGTGAGCTGTGAAGGCAAGGTGGAACACTACCGCATCATGTACCATGCGAGCAAGCTGAGCATTGATGAGGAGGTGTACTTCGAGAACCTCATGCAGCTGGTGGAG CACTATACCACAGACGCCGATGGACTCTGCACACGACTCATCAAACCAAAGGTCATGGAGGGCACAGTGGCGGCCCAAGATGAATTCTACCGCA GTGGCTGGGCACTGAACATGAAGGAACTAAAGCTGCTACAGACGATCGGGAAGGGGGAATTTGGGG aTGTGATGCTGGGTGATTATCGGGGCAACAGAGTCGCAGTTAAGTGTATCAAGAATGATGCCACTGCTCAGGCCTTCCTGGCTGAAGCCTCTGTCATGAC GCAACTTCGGCACAGCAACCTAGTCCAGCTACTGGGTGTGATTGTGGAGGAGAAGGGTGGGCTCTACATTGTCACAGAGTACATGGCCAAG GGGAGTTTGGTTGACTATCTTCGATCACGTGGTCGTTCGGTGCTAGGCGGAGACTGTCTCCTCAAATTCTCACT AGACGTCTGTGAGGCTATGGAGTACCTGGAGGGCAACAATTTTGTGCACCGGGACTTGGCTGCCCGGAACGTGCTGGTGTCTGAGGACAACGTGGCCAAAGTCAGTGACTTTGGCCTCACCAAGGAAgcttccagcactcaggatacagGCAAACTGCCAGTTAAGTGGACAGCTCCTGAAGCCTTGAGAGAGAAG AAATTTTCCACCAAATCCGATGTGTGGAGTTTCGGAATCCTTCTCTGGGAAATCTATTCCTTTGGGCGAGTGCCTTACCCAAGAATT CCCCTGAAGGACGTCGTCCCTCGGGTGGAAAAGGGCTATAAGATGGACGCCCCGGATGGCTGCCCGCCTGCAGTCTACGACGTTATGAAGAACTGCTGGCACCTGGATGCTGCCACGCGGCCCACCTTCCTGCAGCTTCGAGAGCAGCTGGAGCACATCAGAACCCATGAGCTGCATCTGTGA